One genomic segment of Coffea eugenioides isolate CCC68of unplaced genomic scaffold, Ceug_1.0 ScVebR1_2573;HRSCAF=3624, whole genome shotgun sequence includes these proteins:
- the LOC113756976 gene encoding DEAD-box ATP-dependent RNA helicase 28-like, translating to MKEKRKRDREKNLPRKKRRKLEAAREKLEDDSEVLQGIDKSKKENAGISLVDLAYRRAKAVKAVKRATDAGKITRRVEKKSKHPSQKTQSRMEEMRELFQSDMSEKKQKRNPQGGGKKKSSFKSKSRYKRR from the exons atgaaagaaaaaagaaagcgaGATAGGGAG AAAAATCTTCCtagaaagaaaaggaggaagTTGGAAGCAGCTAGAGAGAAACTGGAAGATGACAGTGAAGTTCTCCAG GGCATTGACAAAAGTAAGAAAGAGAATGCTGGAATTTCCCTTGTTGATTTAGCTTATCGGCGGGCAAAAGCTGTGAAAGCTGTGAAAAGGGCTACTGACGCTGGAAAAATTACAAGGAGGGTGGAAAAGAAATCCAAACATCCTTCCCAGAAAACCCAATCTAGAATGGAAGAGATGCGGGAGCTTTTTCAGAGTGACATGAGTGagaaaaaacagaaaagaaaccCTCAAGGAGGTGGGAAGAAGAAATCCTCATTCAAAAGCAAGTCAAG GTACAAACGGAGGTAG